Proteins from one Streptomyces sp. NBC_00289 genomic window:
- a CDS encoding carbohydrate kinase family protein, translating into MVDDRPEVLLTGLLFYDLVLTGLGRPPTPGEELWTAGMGCGPGGIANLAVAAARFGLDTSLATVFGDDFYGAHCQEVLAGQEGVDLTLSRVADGWHTPVTVSLAYGHDRALVTHGQEPPYSQDVLMGDPPEARTALVHIEAEPRAWLAKAAANGTQIYADVGWDPTQQWSADLLDQLSLCHAFLPNEAEAMAYTRTDSAVAALGTLSELVPVAVVTRGGDGAVAVDQTTGEYADVPALDIDVLDATGAGDVFGASFVAASLGGWPLAERLRFAVLAAGLSVRHHGGALAAPGWYGVDRWWRSLTDPELRRAYGFLADRIPPDVGPPVRYAPVTPPAPQH; encoded by the coding sequence GTGGTCGACGACCGGCCCGAGGTGCTGCTGACCGGCCTGCTCTTCTACGACCTCGTCCTCACGGGGCTCGGAAGGCCCCCGACACCGGGCGAGGAGCTGTGGACGGCGGGCATGGGCTGCGGCCCGGGCGGCATCGCCAACCTTGCGGTGGCCGCCGCCCGCTTCGGCCTCGACACCTCCCTGGCCACGGTCTTCGGCGACGACTTCTACGGCGCCCACTGCCAGGAGGTGCTGGCCGGCCAGGAGGGCGTCGACCTCACGCTCTCCCGCGTCGCGGACGGCTGGCACACCCCCGTCACCGTCTCCCTCGCCTACGGCCACGACCGGGCTCTGGTCACCCACGGCCAGGAGCCGCCGTACTCGCAGGACGTGCTGATGGGCGACCCGCCCGAGGCGCGCACGGCGCTGGTGCACATCGAGGCGGAACCGCGCGCCTGGCTGGCCAAGGCGGCCGCGAACGGCACGCAGATCTACGCCGACGTCGGCTGGGACCCCACCCAGCAGTGGTCCGCCGACCTCCTCGACCAGCTCTCCCTGTGCCACGCCTTCCTCCCCAACGAGGCCGAGGCGATGGCCTACACCCGCACCGACAGCGCGGTCGCCGCGCTCGGCACGCTCTCCGAGCTGGTGCCGGTGGCCGTGGTGACCCGGGGCGGCGACGGCGCGGTCGCCGTCGACCAGACCACGGGCGAGTACGCCGACGTACCCGCCCTCGACATCGATGTCCTCGACGCGACGGGCGCCGGCGACGTCTTCGGCGCGAGCTTCGTCGCCGCCTCGCTCGGCGGCTGGCCGCTGGCCGAGCGGCTGCGGTTCGCCGTACTGGCGGCCGGGCTGTCCGTCCGGCACCACGGCGGGGCCCTGGCGGCCCCCGGCTGGTACGGCGTGGACCGCTGGTGGCGGTCGCTGACCGACCCCGAGCTCAGGCGCGCGTACGGATTCCTGGCCGACCGCATCCCGCCGGACGTCGGCCCGCCGGTGCGGTACGCCCCCGTGACCCCGCCCGCACCACAGCACTAG
- a CDS encoding ABC transporter substrate-binding protein — protein MRLSRRGLLRAGLAGSAATALGGLASGCAVPTGSTGRDMVLWYWSGGLSDKVVKNARARYDSSVDLRAIQIGGQYRSKLITTITGRAHIPDIAGLKGEDMASYLPNADQFVDLRTLGAEKYKSRYLSWKWDQGIADDGTMIGFPIDCGPVAHFYQYEVFRKAGLPYEPADVSKELNTWESYFAAGEQLRKRIPGTMLLTDVNSIFENAVQQGSQRYVDRARHFIGDQEHVRDAWALAVEAKRRGIVSDLVNGTPDQLSAKQDGKLPSELGASWAAFDIKNGVPKAKGRYRVADMPVRPANNGGSFLSITKACREPERAFAIIAWMLDAANQAQGYADAGLFPSTPASYGLKQMQEPDPFFGGQVTTDIFGPAAQKIVVAYNSPFDIALGQPIKDEIKNVGVLGKDPEKAWSDAMSKCRRIAKHLGVSY, from the coding sequence GTGCGGCTCTCACGAAGAGGTCTGCTGCGCGCCGGACTGGCCGGTTCGGCCGCCACGGCGCTCGGCGGCCTGGCGTCCGGCTGCGCCGTTCCGACCGGCTCGACCGGCCGCGACATGGTCCTGTGGTACTGGAGCGGCGGCCTGAGCGACAAGGTCGTCAAGAACGCCAGGGCGCGTTACGACAGCTCCGTGGACCTCCGGGCCATCCAGATCGGCGGCCAGTACCGGTCCAAGCTCATCACCACCATCACCGGCCGGGCCCACATACCCGACATCGCGGGGCTCAAGGGCGAGGACATGGCGTCCTACCTGCCGAACGCGGACCAGTTCGTCGATCTGCGGACCCTGGGCGCGGAGAAGTACAAGAGCCGCTACCTGTCCTGGAAGTGGGACCAGGGCATCGCGGACGACGGCACGATGATCGGCTTCCCGATCGACTGCGGGCCGGTCGCGCACTTCTACCAGTACGAGGTGTTCCGGAAGGCGGGGCTGCCGTACGAACCGGCCGACGTGTCAAAGGAGTTGAACACCTGGGAGAGCTACTTCGCGGCGGGTGAGCAGCTCCGGAAGCGGATCCCGGGCACCATGCTCCTCACCGACGTCAACTCCATCTTCGAGAACGCCGTACAGCAGGGCTCCCAGCGGTACGTCGACAGGGCCCGCCACTTCATCGGCGACCAGGAGCACGTACGCGACGCCTGGGCGCTCGCCGTCGAGGCCAAGCGCCGCGGGATCGTCTCCGACCTCGTGAACGGCACCCCGGACCAGCTGTCCGCCAAACAGGACGGCAAGCTGCCCAGCGAACTGGGCGCGTCCTGGGCGGCCTTCGACATCAAGAACGGCGTACCGAAGGCCAAGGGCAGGTATCGGGTCGCCGACATGCCGGTGCGGCCCGCCAACAACGGCGGCTCGTTCCTGTCGATCACCAAGGCGTGCCGCGAGCCCGAGCGGGCGTTCGCGATCATCGCCTGGATGCTCGACGCGGCCAACCAGGCGCAGGGGTACGCCGACGCGGGCCTCTTCCCCTCCACGCCGGCCTCGTACGGACTGAAGCAGATGCAGGAGCCCGACCCCTTCTTCGGCGGCCAGGTCACGACCGACATCTTCGGACCCGCCGCGCAGAAGATCGTGGTCGCCTACAACAGCCCGTTCGACATCGCGCTCGGACAGCCGATCAAGGACGAGATCAAGAACGTCGGCGTCCTCGGCAAGGACCCCGAGAAGGCCTGGAGTGACGCCATGAGCAAGTGCCGGCGGATCGCGAAGCACCTGGGGGTGAGCTACTGA
- a CDS encoding carbohydrate ABC transporter permease encodes MATVPALEKPPVVRAAPPAPGRKKGWRDYWHLYAAISPFYLIFLGFGLFPVGFSLYLSFHRWDGLGPMEWAGLSQYQYLLSDGDFWNSIGNTVVIWALATFPMIFLAMVTAVMLNSAVRLKSVYRVAYFLPNVTSVVAIAIVFGSIFSTNFGLVNSVLQAVGLDQVAWLNTPWGIKVTIATLMTWQWTGYNAIIFLAGLQTIPSDLYEAARVDGANPVQTFFRITLPLLRPTLLFVLVVSTVTGLQSFSEPQVLLQTSSNDSTFAGGPGHSGQTMVLYFFQQTFDNNDFGYGAAVAWGIFLVVVLFSIVNWRLVQRRGED; translated from the coding sequence ATGGCCACCGTTCCCGCGCTGGAGAAGCCACCCGTCGTCCGCGCGGCCCCGCCCGCCCCGGGCCGGAAGAAGGGGTGGCGCGACTACTGGCATCTCTACGCCGCGATCTCGCCCTTCTACCTGATCTTCCTCGGCTTCGGGCTGTTCCCGGTCGGCTTCTCGCTCTACCTGTCCTTCCACCGCTGGGACGGCCTCGGCCCGATGGAGTGGGCCGGACTCTCCCAGTACCAGTACCTGCTGAGCGACGGCGACTTCTGGAACTCGATCGGGAACACGGTCGTCATCTGGGCGCTGGCCACCTTCCCCATGATCTTCCTGGCGATGGTCACGGCGGTGATGCTCAACTCGGCGGTCCGCCTCAAGAGCGTCTACCGCGTCGCGTACTTCCTGCCGAACGTCACCTCGGTCGTCGCGATCGCCATCGTCTTCGGCTCGATCTTCTCCACCAACTTCGGCCTGGTGAACTCCGTGCTGCAGGCGGTGGGCCTCGACCAGGTCGCGTGGCTGAACACGCCCTGGGGCATCAAGGTCACCATCGCGACACTGATGACCTGGCAGTGGACCGGCTACAACGCCATCATCTTCCTGGCCGGGCTGCAGACGATCCCGAGCGACCTCTACGAGGCCGCGCGCGTGGACGGCGCCAACCCCGTCCAGACGTTCTTCCGGATCACGCTGCCGCTGCTGCGGCCCACCCTGCTGTTCGTGCTCGTCGTCTCGACGGTCACGGGTCTGCAGAGCTTCTCCGAGCCACAGGTTCTGCTGCAGACCTCGTCCAACGACTCCACGTTCGCGGGCGGTCCGGGTCACTCGGGCCAGACGATGGTCCTCTACTTCTTCCAGCAGACCTTCGACAACAACGACTTCGGGTACGGCGCCGCGGTGGCGTGGGGCATCTTCCTCGTCGTCGTCCTCTTCTCGATCGTCAACTGGCGCCTCGTGCAGCGCCGGGGCGAAGACTAG